In Burkholderia pyrrocinia, the following proteins share a genomic window:
- a CDS encoding DHA2 family efflux MFS transporter permease subunit, whose protein sequence is MNSSTQLAPPPLTGGKLVLATIAVALATFMNVLDSSIANVAIPTISGNLGVSVDEGTWVITLFSAANAVAIPLTGWLTQRVGQIRLFVAAIVLFVFSSWLCGVAPNLLVLLASRVLQGVVAGPLIPLSQAILLGSYSKEKSSTALALWSMTATVGPIAGPALGGWITDSYSWSWIFYINIPVGLFAAGVTWMIYRDRETPVRKLPIDKVGLMSLVVWVASLQIMLDKGKDLDWFSSPVICALAVIAAIGFLFFLIWEFTEKNPIVDIRLFAVRNFRGGTIAISVAYAVFFSNLVILPQWIQGYLGYRSVDAGLVTAPLGIFAVLLAPLMAKIMPKSDARVLATLAFLGFAGVFFMRSHYTTSVDPYTLVLPTLLQGIPMALFFTPLTAIILSGLTPDRIPAAAGLSNFVRVFAGGVGTSLIATGWNDRTILHHARLAEQSSVNNPDYMSAIAQLHAALGGGTDQAAAFFERALNAQAAMLALNDLFWLSSIIFIVIIPLVWLTKPRKGGGGVGAGAH, encoded by the coding sequence TCCTCAACGCAACTTGCACCGCCGCCGCTGACGGGCGGAAAGCTCGTCCTTGCGACCATCGCCGTCGCGCTCGCGACGTTCATGAACGTGCTCGATTCATCCATCGCCAACGTTGCGATTCCCACCATCTCGGGAAACCTCGGCGTATCCGTCGACGAAGGCACGTGGGTGATCACGCTGTTCTCGGCGGCCAATGCCGTTGCGATTCCGCTGACGGGCTGGCTCACGCAGCGCGTCGGGCAGATCAGGTTGTTCGTGGCCGCCATCGTGCTGTTCGTGTTCTCGTCGTGGTTGTGCGGCGTCGCGCCGAACCTGCTCGTGTTGCTCGCCTCGCGCGTGTTGCAGGGCGTCGTCGCAGGGCCGCTGATTCCGCTTTCGCAAGCGATCCTGCTGGGCTCGTATTCGAAGGAGAAAAGCTCGACTGCGTTGGCGCTATGGTCGATGACCGCGACAGTCGGCCCGATCGCCGGCCCCGCGCTGGGCGGCTGGATCACCGACAGCTACAGCTGGTCGTGGATTTTTTACATCAACATTCCCGTCGGCCTGTTTGCGGCCGGCGTGACGTGGATGATCTATCGCGACCGCGAGACGCCGGTGCGCAAACTTCCCATCGACAAGGTCGGCCTGATGTCGCTCGTCGTGTGGGTCGCGTCGCTGCAGATCATGCTCGACAAGGGCAAGGATCTCGACTGGTTCAGTTCGCCCGTGATCTGCGCGCTGGCCGTCATTGCCGCCATCGGCTTCCTGTTCTTCCTGATCTGGGAATTCACGGAGAAGAACCCGATCGTCGATATTCGCCTTTTCGCGGTGCGCAATTTCCGCGGCGGCACGATTGCGATTTCCGTCGCGTATGCGGTGTTCTTCTCGAACCTCGTGATCCTGCCGCAATGGATCCAGGGTTATCTGGGCTATCGTTCGGTGGATGCCGGACTCGTGACGGCGCCGCTCGGGATCTTCGCCGTGCTGCTTGCGCCGTTGATGGCGAAGATCATGCCGAAGTCCGATGCACGGGTGCTCGCGACGCTGGCCTTCCTCGGTTTTGCGGGCGTATTCTTCATGCGCTCGCATTACACGACGAGTGTCGACCCCTATACGCTGGTGCTGCCGACTCTGTTGCAAGGTATTCCCATGGCGCTCTTTTTTACGCCGCTGACCGCGATCATCCTGTCGGGATTGACGCCGGACAGGATTCCGGCGGCCGCCGGCCTGTCCAATTTCGTGCGTGTGTTCGCGGGCGGCGTCGGCACGTCGTTGATCGCGACGGGGTGGAACGACCGGACGATCCTGCACCATGCCCGACTCGCCGAGCAGTCGAGCGTGAACAACCCCGACTATATGAGCGCCATCGCGCAGCTCCACGCAGCGCTTGGCGGCGGCACGGACCAGGCGGCGGCATTCTTCGAACGCGCGCTGAATGCACAGGCCGCGATGCTCGCACTGAACGATCTCTTCTGGCTGTCGTCGATCATCTTCATCGTGATCATCCCGCTCGTCTGGCTGACCAAGCCCCGCAAGGGCGGTGGCGGGGTAGGAGCAGGGGCGCACTGA
- a CDS encoding RidA family protein → MAIHLVAVMKEAFRGFEQPDRVDKAFGVVNAVPVFTEHTEVIDGASDLFVQVLGDRGVHARSAIGRAHCNAGLQWKLKLSLNNANRIAFDSQLSSAREPIWRPKRRACPQPSPNDAGIRDQGFGILYDCPDSPSALAKWCPSFRK, encoded by the coding sequence GTGGCTATCCACCTCGTTGCAGTGATGAAGGAGGCGTTCAGGGGCTTCGAACAGCCTGATCGGGTGGATAAGGCGTTTGGAGTGGTCAATGCCGTACCGGTTTTCACTGAACACACCGAGGTGATCGACGGAGCCTCGGATTTGTTTGTTCAGGTTCTGGGCGACCGGGGCGTACATGCCCGATCGGCAATCGGGCGGGCTCATTGCAACGCGGGTTTGCAGTGGAAGCTGAAGCTGTCGTTGAACAACGCTAACCGCATCGCATTCGACAGTCAGCTGTCCAGCGCTCGTGAGCCAATCTGGCGACCGAAACGCCGGGCTTGCCCGCAGCCATCGCCAAACGACGCCGGAATTCGGGACCAGGGTTTTGGCATCCTTTACGACTGCCCGGATTCTCCATCGGCCCTGGCCAAGTGGTGCCCATCCTTTCGAAAATGA